A stretch of DNA from Deltaproteobacteria bacterium:
TTCATGGTAGCGAGATCAATCCCGTCCAGAAGTACTTGCCCCCGGGTTGGCTTGATGAGCCCGTTGAGACAACGGGCCAGGGTAGACTTTCCGCTTCCTGATAGTCCCATGATCATAAATACTTCACCTTCAAGAATATCGAAGGAAACATTTCTTATAGCTATAACATGACCAGTCTGGTCCAGTATCTCCTCCTTGTTCATTGTATCGGTGACCACACTCAAGGCATGTCGTGGAGAAGGCCCAAAGACCTTCCACAGATTCTTACAGGATATTTTGGGCTGGGATATCTGGGTTTCAGTCATGAGTTTTGCCTCAAATCTGTCAAGGTAAACTTGGATCGGCAGTGGAAGGGCTCGCCATCAAGAAACTGCTCGGTAGCTCAACCTACGTGAAAACAATGACTTCATGAGTATAGGCATAATCACGATTTAGGGGTGACAGGAACCGTCGAGGAAGGACTTCCCATCTCGTCCCCTCAATCGTCTCCAATTCGGACAAGTCTCGGGCGGGACAACACTCATGTCCCCTTCCAGCGGATGGAACCCCATAACCATTTCCAGTCATGGGATCAAACAAGTCCTGGCAAGAAACCTCTTCCTCCCTACTTTTCAGTCGATCGTAAACGCTTCTTTACCCCGACCGACTCTTCATAGTCACCTCGGTGGTGTTCTGGGGTCTCGAGGCAATCTTATGCTTTCATCACGACCATCCCCTCTCTTTCATCCTGACGGACGTCAGAACAACGAACATATTTATGTTCTCTTTCAAATTCTCTCCAAGATTCATCGGCTAAGATTCGTCTTTGGAGAATTTGCAAGAGATCCCTCTCATATTGGCAGAACCCATTTCACGGTTGTACGGCGGCTTACCACAGCCGGTCGTGGCCAGGACCCGTGAAACGCCGCTCAACCAGATGAGCCTGGCACACCCAGTTGCGGATGGCCTGGGCCGTGGTGGGCTCAAACTCCCTCGCCACTTGCTCGGCGCCACGCCCAGCCCTCGTCAGCTCCACCATCTGACGACGAAACTCAGGCTCATAAGAGAGTCTTGTTCTCGGCACCATGAACACCTCCTCCCAAAAGATCAAGGTGTCCACAAAACCGGGTCGACTCCATCGTTCCCTACTCTACCCCTCCAACCCACATCATATGCTGATATCATTTCTTTTACTCGATTGCCTCTAACCAGGAATCCACAAGCGCCTTGTTCTTTGACACCCATTCTCGGGCCAAAGCCTCCAGGGTGGCCGGATCATCGCCTTTCTCTTCTACTTGCCCCATCATCCACATGATGTCTTCACCTGATATCTTCATAGCCCTTAACAACTCAACAGCTTTGGGATTCTCAGCCACCCATTTTGCGTTTGCCAGTTTCGGAACATGAGCGAAACCCCAAAACTTCTTAGGGTCTTCCAGATACACGAAAGCCTCACCCCGGGGATAGTGAATGAATATGTCGTTTGGCCAGAAGTTAGACATCAATACCGGTTCATTCTTCTCCATTTTTCCTATTATTGCCGCCGTCAATAGTCGTGCACTCCCCATCTTCTGCTCGTAAAGCTTGTCTAACCCATAAAGGTCGAGAGTTTCGTCGTTGAGTCGCGCACATGCCCATTCAGCAGGACAGCCAAGCAAATCCCCCTTGCCATCCCCATCATCATCAAACAACTTGACAAGCTCCGGATTATTCAAGTCTGGTATGCTTCTAATACCATATTGTTGCGCCTCCCGCTTGCTAACAAAAAACCCCTGGGGAAGATCACCATAAAGAACCCCCAGGTCGACAACCGAACCATTCTCAAAAAACGGCTTGACGGCAGGCTCAGAATTGGGGAACCAGAGGAAAAAGTTAAGTTCAATCTCTCCTCTACTTAACGCTACGGCTGAAGCAACGTCCGAAATTTGCAAAACCTCTACAGTATAGCCTAACTCATCCCCCAATACCACCTGGACGATGTAGGGCGGCAAAAAGTCACCTGACCATCCCCCAACGGGGAAACGAATGTGCTTGGCACTCTTGGTCATACCCGTGGCCGGTACCACGAATATGGCAAAAGCAATCAACAAACACCCGACCAGCCTCCAAAGCAACAGTCTTCTACTAACCATTGTAATCCCCCTTTCAAGATTTTGTAGAGAAATAGTAAATGCCGCAAATCCTGCTATGAACCACGCATTATGAACAACGATGATCACCTCCTTCCCCAAATAATACGGGGCTAGGCTTAAGACGCTCAAGAAGAATCTCTGCCCTCTTCCCCGAACGTGAATCGACTATCCCCACCGAAGAGCTGCCCAGCCCTGCGCCACGTATTAAAGCAGAACCCCTGGTGTAAGTCAACATGGATTCGAAATCCCACGCATTCGACTGCGAGATAGAATCGCTGAATCCAGCAGGCTGATCTTTTTACCAGTTTGGCTTACAAATCAATCATTTCCCTCTGCCCCAGAGGCAATGGTTTCATCCAGGTTGAGTGAGGCTCTTCCATTCTATCCGTGGCCGCTCCCCACATATCCCTGGTCAAACTGAATCGCTCTAATCTGCCAATAGGATATCCAGGTGGGGTCAGATCAAAGACGGTGGTTCAATCCACTTTCTCTATCTTGACGGCTACGTTTTTCAGATTCGGAAATCCACTGATAGGATCATTTGCATGGTCGTTTGTGAGAATGTTGACATTCGCCTTGTCCCATCCGTGGGTTATCTGAAGGACTCCTGGTAGTGCCTCCTTCTCACCCACGACCTTAGCTGCTAGCACGATGGCACCTATCTGTGAAATTATCCGAACCCGTTCCTGGTTCTTGATGCCCAGCCTTCTTGCGTCTGTCGGGTGAATCTCAACTTCAGCCTCTGGGACAGCTTGGATAAATCGCTTGATATTTCGGTACCGCGAATGCAAGAATTGGGGCTTTCTGGCGCCAGTGATCAAGACGAACGGGTATTCCATATTCGGATGATCGCGGTACGGGGGTGGCACATATTCAGGTATCTCAGAAAGACCCAATTCTTTCAAATACCGGGAAGAGAATTCAAATTTCCCCGTGGGCGTTGGGAATGGCTGATGTTGGTACTTCTTATACTCAAAAGAGTCATAAACGTACCCCTCGGGGTGTTTTCTCAACTCCTCAACGGTTACACCCGTGGG
This window harbors:
- a CDS encoding transposase — encoded protein: MVPRTRLSYEPEFRRQMVELTRAGRGAEQVAREFEPTTAQAIRNWVCQAHLVERRFTGPGHDRLW
- a CDS encoding glycine betaine ABC transporter substrate-binding protein — encoded protein: MIIVVHNAWFIAGFAAFTISLQNLERGITMVSRRLLLWRLVGCLLIAFAIFVVPATGMTKSAKHIRFPVGGWSGDFLPPYIVQVVLGDELGYTVEVLQISDVASAVALSRGEIELNFFLWFPNSEPAVKPFFENGSVVDLGVLYGDLPQGFFVSKREAQQYGIRSIPDLNNPELVKLFDDDGDGKGDLLGCPAEWACARLNDETLDLYGLDKLYEQKMGSARLLTAAIIGKMEKNEPVLMSNFWPNDIFIHYPRGEAFVYLEDPKKFWGFAHVPKLANAKWVAENPKAVELLRAMKISGEDIMWMMGQVEEKGDDPATLEALAREWVSKNKALVDSWLEAIE